gtggactctagagcacaggctcagtagttgtggtgcacgggcttagttgctctgcggcacgtgggatcttccaggaccagggctggaacccatgtcccctgcattgacaggtggattcttaaccactgcaccactagggaagtcccaggatgacAGGGTTTAATGACAATTAGTCTGGTAAGGGTATTTAGGATGACTGGGAAGAAGAATAGCTCAGAGTCAGAACAACAAGGAGGCTGTTACAGTTATCTAAACAGGAAGCGGTGAGGTTCTATAGTAACAGAAATGTAAAGAAAGGGAGGTATATAGGGGACATTTAGCAGAAATGACAGAATTTGATTATCCATGAATGATGAAGAAGAAATGGAAGGGTGgattggatggatagatggatggaggtTTTTCCCACCACATACATACCTCAGAGTCATTATAACTTTACTTTTCTCAATGCATCTATGTCCTCATCTGCTTTCTTTGAGATGGTGCCTCCCTTTCATCCTCTAAGCCTAACACTAGAAATATCATAGACCCAAAGCTCCTCAAGAGCCCTCTCAGTCACATTGCATGGTTCTTTCTCCTTACTTtgttccccacccccattcttgCTGGTGGTGATCCTCTTCCTAATCTTTTCTGTTGTATCTGCTCATCCTCGGATGTCTGTTTCCTCTCTCTGCCAACCACTGCATAAATTACTTGCTTTtaccaatttttctttcttttgtatcctCATCCATCAGTCCTCTCATTCCAAAGGCCACACATTTTTAGAGTGGCCAAATGAAGTACCAATAGGTAACCATCTTGCGTGTACctcaaagttttattttctatcagCTCAGCAAACAGGTATTTACccctttattttttcatcattattttagATAATGAGAGTGAAAACAGTGGATCCATGCCAAAGCTGGAAATTTATGAGAGAATGGAATCGCAGAGAATTATATCAGGAAGAATTTCAGGATTTGTAGCAGAAGGATCTGCTGAGCCTCAAGACATCTGTAAGTCTACAGGCAGGATAAAGAGACAACAGGAAAAAGAATCAGGGGAGTCTCAGAAACCATCATCTGCTCAGGATGGAGGTTTTAGTAAAATCCTCACCCACAAAAATACACTTACAGGTGAAATAATAAGCCATGATTGTTGTGAGAGAAGCCTAAATCTGAACTCAAATGAATTTTCACACCAGAAATCTTGTAAACACAGTACCTATGACCAAAGTTTCAAATGGAATTCAGATTTTATTAAGCATCAAAGAATTTATGCTGGAGAAAAAATTCACCAATATGGAAAATCTCTCAAGAGCCCAAACCTTATTAAACATGCAGCAATTTTCAGTGGAGAGAAAACCCATCagtgtaatgaatgtgggaaagctttcagACACAGCTCAAAGCTTATTAGGCATCAGagaatccacactggagagaGACCTTATGaatgtaatgagtgtgggaaAGGCTTTGGGGGGAGCTCAGATCTTATTAGACACCAGAGGATTCACACTGGGGAAAGACCCTTTGAATGCAAAGAATGTGGGAGAGCATTCAGCCTGAACTCACATCTTATCCtgcatcagagaattcacaccagagagaaaccctatgaatgtagtgaatgtgggaaaaccttcagAGTGAGCTCACACCTTATTCGACACCTGagaatccacactggagagaaaccctatgaatgcagTGAGTGTGGGAGAGCCTTCAGTCAGAGCTCACACCTTAGtcaacatcagagaattcacaagAGGGAAAACCTATTAATGTAAAGAACTTAAATTCATAAGGAAATAGCAAAACGTGAAAAacattgaataaaaaataaatacttggtGAGATGAATGACTGTAAGACCAGTGtctctttattctctctctcattctcagtTTTCTGTTCTGCATATGATCTTCACCTGTATGTGTCTGCTTTCTGTGAGACGGTGTTCTCCCTCTCATTCTCATTTTTCTGTTCTGCATATAATCTTCACCTCTATGTGTCTGCTTTCTGTGAGACAGTGGATGTACCTCTTCTGTTGACCACTAAAATCAAACCAAAATAGCAGAATTTGGGGGAGGCTAATAAATGGGTTAGTCTATggcaatgaaaatagaaaaagaggatGCTCTTGGGAAATAACCATGATTACAGTGTGGGGGGAAGAAGATTCAGGTAAAGAGACTGATCATCAACTCTAGTTAATGATTCTCCACAAGAGGAGGTAGGCTAAGCCCAGGAGTGGAATAGCTTGAGCAAGGTACTGCAGAACAGTTCTTTTGGAAGATTCCTTTAAAGAATGAAGACATAGCACAACTAAATTAGACAGTCGTGTCAAACAAGAGGACATATACAGTGGTGGCATTCCAATATGTAAGCCAAAATCTGTGTCCAGAGGTCATGCCAGGAAGTGAACAACCGGAAGAGCATTTAAAGCAAGAGGCCATAATCCAGAGATTCAAATAAGACAGGAGGAGAATAGAAGCAAATTAGGCAAGAGCTAGGGTTAGAGGTAAGGAAAGGTGTTCAAATTGAACTAAACCTTAGAATTTGGAGGAGATACACAGTAGTATAACTGGGATTTTACTGCCACGTATGCTGTGGGGTTTTTGGCACCTTCCTGGGGTAGGTGGATAGAGAGTGTAGTTCTGGGGAGCTCTCTTGACAGAAATAGGGTTCTCTGGCTACTGACAATTGTGGAAGAGGGCTGAAGGAATTAGTACTAAAAATATAGGTCCTGAAACTTTATTTCATTGCTGCTGGCTGCTATTCTCTCCAGAAAAGACCTAGAGGAGAGTGTAGAAAGGGTAGGTATCTGAGAGAAGAGTGGAGAGGAATCTGCAACAAGTTGGAACTCTACCAATGATTTCAGTATATAAAGGTGAATCCTGCTCTACTTGTTTTACCTTTTAGATGAAGCACATTTGAACTAATacgagaaataaaaacatatttaaggCCTAAATATTCTATAGTATATAATGCTTTTATATGAAAACTCTCTGGCTAGAAACAGAACTTCCATATGAGAAGTATAATCTAATGAACAAAATTTTCCACTAAGAGGCTTTATAAAAAAAGTCTTAGCATTTATTTTTCAATGCCCTTGAACTAGAAATGTCCTGATAGTATCTAAATAACCCAATATTTGTTTTAAGGTAATGTTGAACCCATAGTTTCTTTTTACAGGCGCTGTGCTGATAAAACCTGTCTCATGATTGTACAAGTGctgttatttttaccattttattttattttattttatttcccattttatagttgagaaaactgagctgTAAAGTGTCTGGCACAAGAACACATAGTAAATGGTAGAAACGGGATATAAACACACATACTATTCCAGTGCCCTAGTTCTTAACCTTAACCTTGACTATGTCACTGACAGTATGACAACGGGATATAAAATTAGAGAAGACAgtactggggaattccctggtggcccagtggttaggacttggcgctttcactgcgggGGGGccgggattcaatccctggtccgggaaccaagatcccgcaaggcGCGTGGCACAGCAACACAATTTTAAAGTTAGGGGCAAGGGGTTTGTATATCACCCTTTTAGAACACTAATTGACCATACGTTTCAAAATCAAGGCGGCAGCAGGGACCTGGTAGGCTAGGCGGCGACTTTGCCCTGGAGGCCCCGAGAGACTACCACGAAGACTACCACCCGCCTGGTTAGCAGGCATTCGGGCTTGTGTGGCCCGGGGGCTGTTGCCCAGGGTTTAACTTCCCTCAGGGCTGCTGTTGAGATTCAGGAACAGGATTCCAGAGGTGAAGGCGGCAGCTACAGGAAGGGGCTGCGACTTAGATCGCCCCCCctcacaccacaccacacacatgcacacccacacACCTGTCTGTTTATGTTGCTAGTGAACGTCTGCACACCATTTGATCATTTACTAATCATGATCAGAAGTCTTATCTGTAGATTTATTTCTAGTGGAAAACACCAGCGTGCTCGGTTTGGTAGTTTTGATTTCATCCCTTTGTGGCCAAGCTTCACATTGTTTCCAAATTATAAATTGTATTGTTTGTCTTGCCAAGTTTGTGCTTTCTGTCACATGTGACAAAATTCACCAGCATTGTCAGTTTTccttttgaattaatattttagtGGTTCATTCAATGAGTTTCAAGATGACTAGACTTCTTTAACCTCAGTTAAAGATTTCAGTAACCTTTGGCATTTCTCTACGTTAGTAATGATTTATTTTGCCTTAGGAATGACCCCGACAAATCAGCCCCAAGGACAATCCCCTTGAAGCAGAGACTGCCATATACCCCCAACCCCTGGAGTAAGAGTTTACTCAAACTGTCATAGGCCATATTGGCTGCAGTCTTGGCTATTAAATATCAAAGGGAACAGAACAGTCTCCTGACAGTAAAAGAGGAGGACAACACGACTGTGGGAGCAAGGTTGCAAAGCTTCAGTCTCTATTCACCCTGACTAGATATATTAGTCTCCGTGTTTCTACTTCCTCTTGAGGATGGAATAAGACTGTGCACATTCTTTGTCTATTGTACGCCCTGAGAACTGTTCCCTAAGATGTCTTTCTAAGGTATTAACTCTGGTTCATTCATTGAGTCTTTCACACCCCAACCATATCTTGTTTCCAGGCTGTAGCCAGTGCCTGTGGAATGGGAGTGCATTCCGAATTTCCTCATCAAGAGACACAGGAGCCACCAACTATTCCTTTCCAGACTATGAAAAAGACAGCTTAAATGGGAATATCCAGAATTCCAGGCCATTCATGAGCAAGGTGAACATCAGAATCCATCTTGAGAAGAAGGGAGTGGTTGAAAGTTCTGCCAGTTATCCAGATTGAACAGCATCAGGAACACTTTAGACATAAGAAACACCATGCTGAATCAGACTGAACATCCATCCTCTCAAGTATTGCATTCCAGCTTGGGTTGCATCAACAAAGGACATGATGCAGAATAACACAGTGCTGTCCTCCCTGTTATCAGCATCAGCAGGAAGCTATGCACCAGCTTTCCTAACTTCATTTAAAAACCTATTCCTGACTGatctcataaaataaaaattatctttatttaaacCTATTTGTATTTTCATCATGTGTAATTTCATAGTCTAACCTCTACTGTACATTTAGTGCTTGCTCTGTAAAGTAAACTTACTcttttgtcttaaaatttttgTACCCTCTTTCCTATTCCCTTATAATAGAAGCCAGATCATCTACCTGATCCTTCAGACTCACCTAAGccttgtttgtttgggttttttcctttagTCCCTGTAGTCTTAAAGGGTCAGAAATGATTCTAAAATATCTCCTAGATCTGTCCTCTTCAGTATTACCTCCTCAACTGAAGAAGGGCCCTTCTTCAATTTACCAGTTACCTGGAAgtcctgccatttacaacaatatggatggaccttgagggcattatgctaagcgaggtatatcagacagagaaagaaaaacactgcatgatatcatttataattggaatctaaaaaaactgaactcatagaaacagagtagaatggttgtTACCAGGGGCTGCAGGTGGGGGAACTGGGGAGATGTTTGTCAGAGGGTACAAACTTGTAGTTAGAAGGTgaataagttctagggatctaatgcacagcattgtgattatagttagcaatactgtattatatacctgaaagttgctaagaggctAGATCTTAAATGTGCTCATCACAAAAAAAGATGAGATAATCATGTGAAGTGATGGAGGTATTAGCTAACACTAAGGTAGTAATCACATtgcaatatatgtgtatcaaatcctaatgtataccttaaactcacacaacgttgtcaattatatctgatttttttaaaaagacaaacacaaaagtattttttaaatgtcagtatcTTGAAATGGATTCATTCTGACATGAAACATGTTTTCCCAAATCCCACTATTCATATGTCATGATTATTAGCTTTtagattaataataaataaatgaaattttattttatttattttttggctgtgccatgcagcttgtgggatcttagttcccctaccagggatcaaacccaagcccactgcagtgaaagcgctgagtcctaaccactggactgccagggaattcccataaatgaaattttaaattcatgCTATACCAAAAAATGGGATTTAAAAATGactcttcctttattcttttcattttaaaccaAAATTTCTCAGTCTCAAACGTAACTTCTTCTTATAGacccaagttttgttttgtttcctgaaatttaaaaaagtcttaaaatattaGAGCCCATCTTTCCCATCTGAAGGCACTGCTcttccatattttttaaagaacgaATATTTGGTTGGAAAGACAGCAACGTTTATGTCTTCTGAATGtgaaatttttataaaagcatcATAACAAATGCTCTGCAATATATACCTTAGGAAAAAATTTTGGTTTATATTCTGGAAACACAATTGTAACCTGTTTCTTAAGTGATatttgtaaggttttttttttttttttaatatttatttatttatttggatgtgccgggtcttagttgcggcccgcggggtctttagttgtggcatgtgggatctggttccctgaccagggatggaacccgggccccctgcactgggagcacagagtcttaaccactggaccactagggaggTCCCTGTAagcttttaatatgtattttatttttgtttatttctttatttaatatgTCATACTTTTTCTGTTCGTCCATTTTGCTTTGGCAGAGCCAATACTCACCTCTACTACAACATTCTTAGACCAGCACAGGAATGCCTGTATTCAAGATGCCTTTCACATGATAC
This genomic interval from Balaenoptera ricei isolate mBalRic1 chromosome 11, mBalRic1.hap2, whole genome shotgun sequence contains the following:
- the ZNF165 gene encoding zinc finger protein 165 isoform X2 — its product is MTTESKKAAAQNLQEHEGLLIVKIEEEDFVWKQDTCLQRSDPLRQELCRQLFRQFCYQDSPGPREALSRLRELCCQWLKPETHTKEQILELLVLEQFLTILPGDLQAWVHEHYPETGEEAVTILEDLERGTDEAVLQIPVCGHGQELFRRKVAPPGPPLSVQFQPVNTKVLHGSSEPQLLLDHDNESENSGSMPKLEIYERMESQRIISGRISGFVAEGSAEPQDICKSTGRIKRQQEKESGESQKPSSAQDGGFSKILTHKNTLTGEIISHDCCERSLNLNSNEFSHQKSCKHSTYDQSFKWNSDFIKHQRIYAGEKIHQYGKSLKSPNLIKHAAIFSGEKTHQCNECGKAFRHSSKLIRHQRIHTGERPYECNECGKGFGGSSDLIRHQRIHTGERPFECKECGRAFSLNSHLILHQRIHTREKPYECSECGKTFRVSSHLIRHLRIHTGEKPYECSECGRAFSQSSHLSQHQRIHKRENLLM
- the ZNF165 gene encoding zinc finger protein 165 isoform X1, whose product is MSGPLSPLNTQSLSCSLRDCSSPVALWTGTSEESRGKMTTESKKAAAQNLQEHEGLLIVKIEEEDFVWKQDTCLQRSDPLRQELCRQLFRQFCYQDSPGPREALSRLRELCCQWLKPETHTKEQILELLVLEQFLTILPGDLQAWVHEHYPETGEEAVTILEDLERGTDEAVLQIPVCGHGQELFRRKVAPPGPPLSVQFQPVNTKVLHGSSEPQLLLDHDNESENSGSMPKLEIYERMESQRIISGRISGFVAEGSAEPQDICKSTGRIKRQQEKESGESQKPSSAQDGGFSKILTHKNTLTGEIISHDCCERSLNLNSNEFSHQKSCKHSTYDQSFKWNSDFIKHQRIYAGEKIHQYGKSLKSPNLIKHAAIFSGEKTHQCNECGKAFRHSSKLIRHQRIHTGERPYECNECGKGFGGSSDLIRHQRIHTGERPFECKECGRAFSLNSHLILHQRIHTREKPYECSECGKTFRVSSHLIRHLRIHTGEKPYECSECGRAFSQSSHLSQHQRIHKRENLLM